In Deltaproteobacteria bacterium, the following proteins share a genomic window:
- a CDS encoding efflux RND transporter periplasmic adaptor subunit has protein sequence MKNNLLLLLMSFSFICAAVSPQALGQDNSWSVVQSGDLSTNLRVSGQVIPQEGALSIVSARVQGRITALFRKDGEYIQEGSALFGINSPECLSLVEEKRVAQSKGLSDLLASVNHREKLLGISAQENSCRLMASSKGILSKRAVELGANFNVGDNIATLIDTSRLTVELDVPERDLYRVKPGLPVKVELASKPGLKLESKIEQVLPVIETSTRTLNVRLRPLPLPAGSVPDALVFADIDIESINPDSILKVLPSALVFSHNKQYVLKKEADKTLAIEVEILSENDQQSLIRVHSDQNLKVGDWVLSKGALLYFNQMNSGAQ, from the coding sequence ATGAAAAATAATTTACTTCTATTATTGATGAGTTTCTCTTTCATTTGCGCCGCTGTTTCGCCGCAGGCCTTGGGCCAGGACAATTCCTGGAGTGTCGTGCAGTCGGGAGATCTAAGCACCAATCTCCGGGTAAGCGGGCAAGTCATTCCTCAGGAAGGTGCCTTGAGTATTGTCTCGGCGCGGGTTCAAGGAAGAATTACTGCTCTCTTTCGAAAAGATGGAGAATACATCCAAGAAGGCAGCGCTCTCTTTGGGATCAATAGTCCAGAGTGTCTTTCACTGGTGGAAGAAAAACGAGTCGCTCAAAGTAAAGGACTGAGTGATCTTTTAGCGAGCGTAAATCATCGTGAAAAACTATTGGGAATCAGTGCCCAAGAAAATAGCTGTCGCCTTATGGCTTCTTCTAAAGGAATACTCAGTAAAAGGGCCGTGGAATTAGGGGCCAATTTTAATGTGGGTGACAATATCGCCACCTTGATTGACACTTCTCGTCTCACCGTTGAACTGGACGTCCCTGAACGCGACCTTTATCGAGTAAAACCGGGCCTGCCCGTAAAAGTAGAACTGGCCTCAAAACCCGGGCTTAAACTGGAAAGCAAAATCGAACAAGTTCTGCCGGTCATCGAGACCAGCACTCGAACTTTAAATGTACGTCTGAGACCCCTCCCTCTCCCTGCTGGCAGTGTTCCGGACGCCCTCGTTTTCGCGGATATCGATATAGAAAGCATTAACCCCGATTCTATCCTTAAAGTTTTGCCTTCCGCCCTGGTTTTCAGTCACAACAAACAATATGTCTTAAAAAAAGAGGCTGACAAAACGCTTGCAATTGAAGTGGAAATATTAAGCGAGAATGATCAGCAAAGCCTGATTCGAGTTCATTCCGATCAAAATTTAAAAGTTGGGGATTGGGTGCTTTCCAAAGGCGCCCTGCTCTACTTTAACCAGATGAATAGCGGAGCACAGTAG
- a CDS encoding FKBP-type peptidyl-prolyl cis-trans isomerase has protein sequence MKRIFLTLIFVLSFVSVVSAQLPLINLDGSLKYKDLKVGKGEEALSGKVLVVDYSGWILKSNGNRGVKFDSSYDAGRRFEFRLGAGDVIKGWDEGVVGMHVGGIRELRIPSKLAYGSQSIGKKIPPSSNLIFEIELLEVK, from the coding sequence ATGAAGAGAATTTTTTTGACGTTAATTTTCGTATTGTCTTTTGTGTCGGTGGTTTCGGCACAATTGCCATTGATCAACCTGGATGGCAGTTTGAAATATAAAGACCTTAAAGTGGGTAAGGGGGAAGAGGCCTTGAGCGGTAAGGTTCTTGTTGTTGATTATAGCGGCTGGATTTTAAAAAGTAATGGCAACAGGGGTGTGAAATTTGATAGCTCTTATGATGCCGGCAGGCGCTTTGAATTTAGGCTAGGGGCCGGGGACGTGATTAAAGGTTGGGATGAAGGTGTTGTTGGAATGCATGTGGGAGGAATAAGAGAGCTTCGAATTCCCTCCAAGTTAGCTTATGGATCTCAGTCCATTGGGAAAAAAATTCCCCCGAGTTCAAATTTAATTTTTGAAATAGAGTTGTTGGAAGTAAAATAG
- a CDS encoding TolC family protein, translating into MRARFLLNLIFIFSILETRSSFALSLEEAMQMAFAQAPHLEASEKLNQISKSDLWRHFIPNSPSFQYSRIDSDSTDSFALTQNLGFPGKTFFEHPLYQANSRQAQAELEANRYDLSQTILQSYLDCALADENNRLLEKNVENAEMLTKTMTSRYESGASSMPELISSELQVRQLRSDLSLSQDKKKNSCQKLSALLGKELPLDEKYALPDDLPQEVLDRIGVAESADELRAKADLQKAQAVYKTAWVNGLPDLSFNYSRNHYRIEMASPNGDTWTHSYGISIATPLFYFFHENAENRKTKNQAIIDQYQAQLRLITGKASHQDAALEYKRSKKRLTELRNKDLAMAEALVESTLSAYKTAKLGFAELVMAQKTLSDLKTQDLQLRVSVISSHLRCLQDCYEK; encoded by the coding sequence ATGCGTGCACGATTTTTATTAAATCTGATTTTTATTTTTTCTATTTTGGAAACACGATCTTCTTTTGCTTTGAGTCTGGAAGAGGCTATGCAAATGGCCTTTGCACAGGCGCCTCACTTGGAGGCTTCTGAAAAGTTAAATCAAATTTCTAAAAGCGACCTCTGGCGCCACTTCATCCCCAACTCCCCCAGTTTTCAATATTCCAGAATCGATTCAGACAGCACAGATTCTTTTGCCCTTACTCAAAACTTGGGCTTTCCTGGGAAAACTTTTTTTGAACACCCTTTGTATCAAGCGAACTCCAGACAGGCACAAGCCGAGCTGGAGGCCAATCGTTATGATTTAAGTCAAACAATTCTGCAAAGCTATTTAGATTGTGCGCTGGCCGATGAGAATAATCGACTTTTAGAAAAAAATGTGGAGAACGCGGAGATGCTCACCAAGACCATGACCTCACGCTATGAGTCGGGGGCCTCTTCGATGCCGGAACTGATCAGTAGTGAACTTCAGGTCAGACAACTCCGCAGCGATTTAAGCTTAAGTCAGGACAAGAAGAAAAACAGCTGCCAAAAGCTTTCTGCCTTACTGGGCAAGGAACTCCCTCTAGACGAAAAATATGCTCTGCCCGATGACCTCCCCCAGGAAGTATTAGATCGCATAGGGGTTGCCGAAAGTGCCGACGAGCTGCGGGCAAAGGCCGATCTACAAAAGGCTCAGGCCGTCTACAAAACCGCCTGGGTGAATGGTTTGCCAGATCTCAGTTTTAATTATTCCCGTAATCATTACCGCATTGAAATGGCTTCACCCAATGGAGACACCTGGACTCACAGCTATGGGATTTCAATTGCGACCCCACTTTTTTATTTTTTTCATGAAAATGCCGAAAATAGAAAAACGAAAAATCAGGCCATCATCGACCAGTATCAGGCCCAGCTACGCCTGATCACCGGAAAGGCCAGCCACCAGGACGCTGCCCTGGAGTATAAGCGCAGCAAAAAACGTTTGACCGAACTTCGCAACAAAGACCTGGCGATGGCCGAAGCCCTAGTGGAAAGCACCCTCTCGGCCTATAAAACCGCCAAGCTCGGTTTTGCGGAATTGGTAATGGCTCAAAAAACACTCAGCGATTTAAAGACTCAAGATCTGCAACTTCGAGTCTCCGTCATTTCATCCCATTTAAGGTGCCTTCAGGATTGTTATGAAAAATAA
- a CDS encoding DUF1232 domain-containing protein yields the protein MKYSHLLNLIQLSKLSPEAFAKRLGISGMTLRRWRNKDTYEEVPALYQGPILSLTQQLTQEGILDAKNPVVKEVLKKQKVHSFEAILKNLGLDEKCLYRYGKSDAEGNEAILSSLAQIGASTERKDQVDQNKSQIFGFKKRSKAWAERISTLWEALTSKQLSGFQKLIAYGSLFYLITPIDLIPDAIPGFGLVDDFAILGFASLYYMKLSAALKKT from the coding sequence ATGAAGTATTCACATTTGTTAAATCTTATCCAACTCAGCAAACTCTCTCCGGAAGCATTTGCAAAACGCCTGGGAATATCCGGCATGACACTCCGGCGTTGGCGCAATAAGGACACCTACGAGGAAGTTCCCGCCCTCTACCAAGGGCCCATTCTTTCTCTCACACAACAACTCACCCAAGAAGGAATTTTGGACGCGAAGAATCCCGTAGTAAAAGAAGTTTTAAAAAAACAAAAAGTTCATTCTTTTGAAGCGATACTCAAAAATTTGGGCTTGGATGAAAAATGCCTGTATCGCTATGGTAAAAGCGATGCTGAGGGCAACGAGGCCATCCTCTCTTCCCTAGCCCAAATTGGGGCTTCCACTGAAAGAAAAGATCAGGTTGATCAGAACAAATCCCAAATTTTTGGATTTAAAAAACGGAGCAAAGCCTGGGCTGAACGCATCTCTACGCTGTGGGAAGCCCTGACTTCAAAACAGCTTTCCGGTTTTCAAAAACTCATTGCTTACGGTTCTCTTTTTTATCTCATCACCCCCATTGATCTTATTCCCGATGCCATCCCCGGGTTTGGCCTTGTGGATGATTTTGCCATCCTGGGTTTTGCTTCCCTTTATTACATGAAGCTGAGTGCTGCTCTTAAAAAAACATAA